CGAGCCGGCAATCTTCGAATCCGTGATGGTGATGCACGCTCATCACGCGCTTCCGAACGTTCGGTTGCCACGAATCGCAGGACGAGCGTATCCGGCCTGTATCGCCAGTGTGCGGCGCGACGGGGTAGAGCGAAAGGCGTAACGCTGCGTGCGAAAGCGGGCACGATGCAGCAAGAGGGAGAGGGCAGGCGGGCAGTCGAACGGCTCACGAGCGCCCGGACGAGTTCATCATACGCGCGTCGTCCTTCGGGTGCCGATCTTATTTCGGGGGATGGGGATTGCCGCTGATTTGAGGTTCCGATACGGCGGGTGGAACCGTCGTTCGGGCCGACCGCGCGGTGTCCGACACACCGCGCGGTTGCCCGCTATTCCGTGTTTACTTCTTTTCCGGCAGGAACCAGTTCATCACGAGCGCGCAGATGCCGCCCGTCGCGACGCCCGATTCCAGCACGTTCTTCAGCGCGTGCGGCAGGCTGTTCAGGATGTCCGGCACCTGCGACACGCCGAGGCCGAGCGCGAGCGACACCGCGATGATCAGCAGCGCGCGACGGTCGAGCTGGACGCCCGCGAGAATGTTGATGCCCGATGCGGCCACCGCGCCGAACATCACCATCGCCGCGCCGCCGAGCACGGGTTCCGGCACGGCCTGCAGCACGCCGGCGACGACCGGGAACAGGCCGAGCACCACGAGCATGCCCGCGATCCAGATGCCGACGTAGCGGCTCGCGACGCCGGTGATCTGGATCACGCCGTTGTTCTGCGCGAACACCGAGCTCGGGAACGTATTGAACACGCCGGCCAGCAGCGAGTTCGCGCCGTTGACGAGCACGCCGCCCTTGATCCGTTGCATCCACACCGGCCCTTCGACCGGCTCGTTCGAGATCTTGCTGGTGGCGGTGACGTCGCCGATCGCTTCGAGCGACGTGACGAGGTAGATGATCAGCATCGGCACGAACAGCGACCACGAGAAGCCGATGCCGAAGTGAAGCGGCGTCGGCACCTGGAACAGCGCGGCCTGGTGCATGCCGGTGAAATCGAGGCGGCCGAGGAACGCGGCCGCGAGGTAGCCGATCAGGAGCGCGATGACGAGCGCGGTGCTGCGCACCCAGACGATCGGCACGCGGTTCAGCAGGATGATCGTGCCGAGCACGAGGCCCGACAGCGTCAGGTTCTCGGCGCTCGCGAACGTGCCCTTGGCCATCGCACCATATCCGCCGCCCATGCTGATGAGGCCGACCTTGATCAGCGTGAGGCCGATCAGCAGCACGACGATGCCGGTGACGAGCGGCGTGATCAGGCGCTTCACGAACGGCAGGATGCGCGACACGCCCATCTCGACGAACGAACCGGCGATGACGACGCCGAAGATCGCGGCCATCACGGTCTCGACCGGCGTGCCCTGCTTGACCATCAGGCTGCCGCCGGCGATCAGCGGGCCGACGAAGTTGAAGCTCGTGCCCTGGACGATCAGCAGGCCGGCGCCCAGCGGGCCGAAGCGCTTGCACTGGACGAAGGTGGCGATGCCGGAAATCACCAGCGACATCGACACGATCAGGGTCGTATCGCGGCTGGACACGCCTAGCGCCTGGCAGATCAGCAGGCCGGGCGTGACGATCGGCACGATGATCGCCAGCAGGTGCTGCAGCGCGGCGACGAAAGCGACCATCGGCGCCGGCCGGTCGTTCGGGCCATAGACGAGGTCGCGGGCCGCTTCTGCGGCATCGGCGCCGTGGGAGGCGGGTTGGGCGGAGGAGGCGGGTTGCATGGCGAGCGGGCCGGACAAGGTGGAAAGTGCGGCATTTTATCCGAAGGGCCCGCCGGCGCCCCGGGGCGCGCCGCAATCGTCGGGATTCACGGGCACGGGAAACGGCGACGGATCGGCGCGTGCTCGTCAGCGGGTTCGCCGCGATCCGGGCGCGGCCGTCGTCGCGATCGCGCTGAACCCGGGCAGTTCGGGAATCCGTTGCGCCATGAATTGCAGGAACGTGCGGGTCCTGAGCGGCAGATACCGGCGCGACGCATACACGAGGTGCAGCGCATGCGGCGGCACCATGTCCCACTTCGGCAGCAACCGGACGAGCTGCCCGGTGTCGATCAGGTCCTGCACGAGCCACGCCGGCGCGCTGCCCACCGCGCGCCCGGCCAGGAAGCATTCCCGCAGCGCGATCGAGCTGTTCACGCGATACCGGCCGTGCACGGGAACGGCGATCTTCTCGTCGCCCCGCGCAAATTCCAGTTCGCTGCCGATGTCCGCGCGCGCGTATCCGACATATTCGTGCTTCGCCAGGTCTGCCGGCCGGCGGATCGCGCTCGCCTGCGACACGTAGCGCGGCGTGGCCACCAGCAGCCGCGGCGACGACGCGACGTGGCGCGCGACGACATCCGGCGGCAGTACATGGCCGAGGCGAATGGCGACATCGACGCCCTCCTCGACCAGATCGACCACGCGATCGGTCAGGTGCAGCTCGACGTCGATCTCCGGCCATGCGGCGAGGAATTCGAGCACGAGCGCGTTCAGCCGCAACTCGCCCAGCCCGAGCGGCGCGTTGACGACCAGCTTGCCGACCGGCCGCAGCGTTTGTCCGCGCACCTCGGCCACCGCGCTTTCGTATTCGTCGAGCACGCGCTTGCAGCGGTCGTAGAACCGGCGGCCTTCGTCGGTCGGCGCGAGGCTGGTCGTCGAGCGTTCGAGCAGGCGCACGCCGAGTTCCTTTTCGAGCGCGGCGACGATCTTGCTGATCGTCGGCTGGCCGGTGCCTTCCTCGCGCGCGACCGCCGAAAAATTGCCCAGCTCGATCGCGCGGACGAACACGCGCATCGATCGCAGCGAATCCATCTTATTCCCTTATGGAATGAACCTTATTCGAGTCTCCCACATTCCGTCGGAATCGAGAATGACCTAACGTTCGCGAACCTTCAATCCCTGATGAGGAGTCGACATGAACGAAACCATGCAGTCTTCGGCGCTGGACGGCGCGCACGTCGTGATATTCGGCGCGAGTTCCGGCATCGGTCTCGCGGCCGCCGCCGCCGCGAAGGCGAGGGGCGCGAGCGTCACGCTGGTCGGCCGCACTCGCGCGAAGCTCGAATCCGCCGCGCAGGCGATCGGCGGCGCGGGCGTCGCGGTGGCGGATATCGCGGACCGGCACGCGGTGCAGGCCGTATTCGACA
The sequence above is drawn from the Burkholderia stabilis genome and encodes:
- a CDS encoding LysR family transcriptional regulator — protein: MDSLRSMRVFVRAIELGNFSAVAREEGTGQPTISKIVAALEKELGVRLLERSTTSLAPTDEGRRFYDRCKRVLDEYESAVAEVRGQTLRPVGKLVVNAPLGLGELRLNALVLEFLAAWPEIDVELHLTDRVVDLVEEGVDVAIRLGHVLPPDVVARHVASSPRLLVATPRYVSQASAIRRPADLAKHEYVGYARADIGSELEFARGDEKIAVPVHGRYRVNSSIALRECFLAGRAVGSAPAWLVQDLIDTGQLVRLLPKWDMVPPHALHLVYASRRYLPLRTRTFLQFMAQRIPELPGFSAIATTAAPGSRRTR
- a CDS encoding nucleobase:cation symporter-2 family protein, whose translation is MQPASSAQPASHGADAAEAARDLVYGPNDRPAPMVAFVAALQHLLAIIVPIVTPGLLICQALGVSSRDTTLIVSMSLVISGIATFVQCKRFGPLGAGLLIVQGTSFNFVGPLIAGGSLMVKQGTPVETVMAAIFGVVIAGSFVEMGVSRILPFVKRLITPLVTGIVVLLIGLTLIKVGLISMGGGYGAMAKGTFASAENLTLSGLVLGTIILLNRVPIVWVRSTALVIALLIGYLAAAFLGRLDFTGMHQAALFQVPTPLHFGIGFSWSLFVPMLIIYLVTSLEAIGDVTATSKISNEPVEGPVWMQRIKGGVLVNGANSLLAGVFNTFPSSVFAQNNGVIQITGVASRYVGIWIAGMLVVLGLFPVVAGVLQAVPEPVLGGAAMVMFGAVAASGINILAGVQLDRRALLIIAVSLALGLGVSQVPDILNSLPHALKNVLESGVATGGICALVMNWFLPEKK